In Microvirga lotononidis, a single genomic region encodes these proteins:
- a CDS encoding GMC family oxidoreductase: MVENDATAPGQEGEIAMGDNASRNSMVPYISSSEQFEYIVIGTGAGGGPVAANLANAGKRVLVLEAGGTGKNPTSEFKYSVVGSNARLDPELGWAYWVNSRLNETERAQQHFYVPGKGLYYPRGTSIGGSTTVNAMIALYPDNDDWNAIAKLTGDASWDAGAMRDYYVRLENARYVDAAAAAPARHGRDGWLPLEQVGMKGNLFKDNWLTDYLVSRLRDQPGGDQVALAAATGGDFRVDPNDWRVVCERRVGLIDPPRSADNGARCGTRELLLNTIARHPEAIRIQTDCLVTRLLFADDDPTRVIGVEYLEGPHLYGASWYAEQFSSRAGVRRQAFASREVVLSAGAFNSPQLLMLSGIGPKEELERHGIQVRADRQGVGRNLQDRLESGVVCKLPFEPNLHKGCMFGAEGDPCKADFESGNPDASYRTRLNRQFYMLARSSSSREVPNLMIFGFTGRFRGYYHPTRVPPSGKDEFTWFVLSGHTENRGGRVTLRSDSPRDTPEINFNNFEDGTDTAGRDLDALLAGIKMARRMAGGVTGGSVPGEISPGPECRTDDDLRHFIRNEAWGHHASCTNQMGPASDPLAVVDSRFRVHGIKGLRVVDASVFPRIPGLFIAVPIFMIAEKASDVILADAAAA; the protein is encoded by the coding sequence GTGGTGGAAAATGATGCCACCGCACCCGGTCAGGAAGGGGAAATAGCCATGGGAGACAATGCTTCCCGGAACTCGATGGTACCCTATATTAGCTCATCCGAGCAATTCGAATATATCGTTATCGGCACTGGCGCTGGTGGCGGACCTGTCGCCGCGAACCTCGCGAACGCGGGTAAGCGCGTACTGGTATTAGAGGCCGGGGGCACGGGCAAGAACCCCACTTCCGAGTTTAAATACTCAGTAGTCGGCAGCAACGCTCGCCTTGATCCGGAACTTGGTTGGGCTTATTGGGTCAACAGCCGCTTAAATGAGACGGAGAGGGCCCAGCAGCATTTCTATGTGCCGGGAAAAGGTCTCTACTATCCGCGTGGTACGTCGATCGGGGGCTCCACCACCGTCAACGCGATGATAGCACTATACCCGGACAATGATGACTGGAACGCAATCGCGAAACTGACTGGCGACGCGAGCTGGGACGCCGGCGCAATGCGCGACTACTACGTCCGATTAGAAAACGCACGCTATGTAGATGCTGCGGCCGCCGCTCCTGCACGCCATGGCAGGGACGGTTGGCTCCCGCTTGAGCAAGTAGGCATGAAAGGTAACCTATTCAAGGACAACTGGCTCACCGATTACTTGGTGTCGCGTTTGCGTGACCAGCCGGGTGGTGATCAGGTTGCCTTGGCTGCGGCAACGGGTGGCGACTTTCGAGTCGATCCGAATGACTGGCGCGTGGTATGCGAGCGGCGCGTCGGTTTGATCGACCCGCCCCGATCCGCCGACAATGGCGCGCGTTGCGGCACGCGCGAGTTGCTCCTCAACACCATCGCAAGGCATCCCGAGGCGATCCGAATTCAGACCGATTGCTTGGTGACGCGGCTGCTCTTCGCTGACGATGATCCGACGCGCGTCATAGGCGTCGAGTATCTCGAGGGTCCGCACCTCTATGGGGCCTCATGGTACGCAGAACAGTTCTCGAGCCGAGCCGGAGTTCGACGCCAAGCGTTCGCAAGCCGCGAGGTTGTCTTGAGTGCCGGCGCTTTCAATAGTCCGCAGCTCCTCATGCTATCAGGCATCGGACCTAAGGAAGAGCTGGAGCGTCATGGGATCCAGGTGCGCGCCGACCGGCAGGGCGTGGGTCGCAACCTCCAGGACCGGCTCGAGTCCGGCGTAGTGTGTAAGCTCCCATTTGAGCCCAACCTTCACAAGGGCTGTATGTTCGGTGCCGAAGGTGACCCCTGTAAAGCAGACTTCGAAAGTGGTAATCCTGATGCCAGCTATCGCACGAGACTGAATAGGCAATTCTATATGCTCGCACGCTCTAGTAGCAGCCGAGAGGTGCCCAATCTCATGATTTTCGGCTTCACCGGTCGGTTCCGCGGGTATTACCACCCGACGCGCGTACCGCCCTCGGGTAAGGACGAATTCACTTGGTTCGTTCTCTCTGGCCATACAGAGAACCGCGGTGGACGCGTCACTCTGCGCTCGGACAGCCCACGCGACACGCCCGAAATCAATTTCAACAATTTTGAGGACGGAACCGATACAGCGGGCCGCGACCTCGATGCGCTGCTCGCTGGCATTAAAATGGCGCGCCGCATGGCTGGAGGCGTAACCGGCGGCTCGGTACCTGGGGAGATTAGTCCAGGGCCAGAGTGTCGCACCGACGACGATTTGCGCCACTTCATCCGCAACGAGGCTTGGGGACATCATGCATCGTGCACCAACCAGATGGGGCCCGCATCCGACCCACTTGCAGTCGTCGATAGCCGATTTCGCGTCCATGGAATAAAGGGGCTGCGAGTCGTCGACGCCTCGGTGTTCCCACGCATCCCAGGGCTGTTCATCGCCGTACCAATTTTTATGATTGCCGAAAAAGCGAGCGACGTGATTCTCGCTGACGCAGCGGCGGCGTGA
- a CDS encoding endonuclease/exonuclease/phosphatase family protein — protein sequence MIRLATYNVENLFARAKILDRHEWADGKGTSRMEAAREILDAVAELNGLLAQAVYTSEVKREILNALETLDLLDTDENKFLILRRNRGHLLKRPKNGPVFVAADGRDDWIGWIEMKTEAVSEVATQNTARVIGNINADIIAVVEAENRTSLLRFNEQVITPITALNYQTIMLVDGNDDRGIDVGILCRDPILIDFMRSHVDDRDGTNRIFSRDCVEYHMRLPSGDGLVILVNHLKSKGYGRPRDSNARRKRQAMRVREIYDDLIDQGISNIAIVGDLNDTPDSGPLFPLLGDGLLRDVSEHPSFTFDGRPGTYANGTASQKIDYILLSPNLFQRVRGGAIYRKGVWGGANGSLFPHFPEITKEVEAASDHAAIYADLDM from the coding sequence ATGATTAGGCTTGCCACCTACAACGTCGAGAATCTGTTCGCACGCGCGAAGATCTTAGATCGCCATGAGTGGGCAGACGGAAAGGGTACATCGCGCATGGAGGCGGCGCGAGAAATCCTTGATGCCGTTGCTGAATTGAATGGGTTACTCGCCCAGGCAGTGTACACATCTGAAGTCAAGAGAGAGATCCTCAACGCCCTAGAGACGCTTGATTTACTTGATACGGATGAGAATAAGTTTCTAATTCTCCGCCGCAATCGCGGACATCTGCTTAAGCGTCCCAAAAACGGTCCAGTTTTTGTTGCCGCCGACGGGCGCGACGACTGGATTGGCTGGATCGAGATGAAGACCGAGGCCGTTTCAGAGGTCGCGACGCAAAACACCGCACGGGTCATCGGAAACATCAACGCTGATATCATCGCAGTTGTTGAGGCCGAGAACCGGACGTCTCTTCTTCGTTTTAATGAACAAGTTATTACTCCTATCACTGCGCTCAATTACCAAACCATTATGCTTGTCGATGGTAATGACGATCGCGGCATCGACGTAGGGATACTCTGCCGAGACCCAATACTGATCGACTTCATGCGCAGCCATGTTGACGATCGAGATGGCACCAACCGCATCTTCAGCCGCGACTGTGTCGAGTATCACATGCGTCTGCCTAGCGGCGATGGGCTAGTCATCCTAGTCAATCATCTGAAGAGCAAGGGCTATGGACGGCCCCGTGACTCAAACGCTAGGCGCAAGCGTCAGGCTATGCGCGTGCGCGAGATCTATGACGATCTCATAGATCAGGGGATATCAAATATCGCCATCGTCGGCGACCTCAACGACACACCTGATAGCGGCCCACTGTTTCCACTGCTCGGCGACGGCTTGTTGCGCGACGTCAGTGAACATCCATCGTTCACGTTCGATGGGCGCCCTGGCACTTATGCAAACGGAACGGCGAGCCAGAAAATCGACTATATTCTTCTGTCGCCTAATCTCTTCCAACGTGTGCGCGGAGGAGCGATCTACCGCAAAGGCGTCTGGGGCGGCGCAAACGGCTCACTCTTCCCGCATTTCCCTGAGATCACGAAGGAGGTTGAGGCGGCTTCGGACCATGCGGCGATCTACGCGGACCTTGACATGTGA
- a CDS encoding response regulator has product MTPILSSWSHPAPAKARLPKNLRQRVLVVEDELIIGEIAAEALTEAGFEVFTAASAEEAEVILADVSVDVLFTDIDLGGRDGFDLAASALTLQPLLSVVFTSGRPRACHGMCASAGVPFLPKPYRLPEMIEMIERVVKRNPQ; this is encoded by the coding sequence ATGACACCGATCCTGTCCTCTTGGAGCCACCCAGCCCCGGCTAAAGCTCGCCTTCCAAAGAATCTGCGTCAGCGCGTTCTCGTGGTCGAAGATGAGTTGATCATCGGCGAGATTGCAGCTGAAGCCCTGACCGAGGCCGGCTTCGAGGTGTTTACCGCCGCGAGTGCCGAGGAAGCCGAGGTGATTTTGGCCGATGTTTCCGTGGACGTCCTCTTTACCGACATCGATCTCGGCGGCCGGGACGGGTTTGACCTGGCGGCATCAGCGTTGACGCTCCAACCGCTTTTGTCGGTTGTCTTTACGTCCGGCCGCCCCCGCGCCTGTCACGGAATGTGTGCGTCTGCGGGTGTTCCGTTTCTGCCGAAGCCCTATCGGCTGCCGGAGATGATCGAGATGATCGAGCGGGTGGTGAAGCGCAATCCCCAGTGA
- a CDS encoding LuxR C-terminal-related transcriptional regulator encodes MQEALVLRLLAAGVPTSDIAARLPVDEPEVKQHIKALLLKARAQTKPRLVTSPANV; translated from the coding sequence GTGCAGGAAGCTCTTGTTCTCCGGCTTTTAGCGGCGGGGGTCCCGACCAGTGACATCGCAGCCCGGCTCCCGGTCGACGAGCCAGAGGTCAAGCAGCACATTAAAGCCTTGCTTCTCAAAGCCCGGGCTCAGACCAAGCCTCGCTTGGTGACCAGCCCAGCCAACGTCTGA
- a CDS encoding cation diffusion facilitator family transporter has product MASQHSSKKVIYAALLGNLLIAITKLAAAAWTGSSAMLSEGIHSLVDTGNEVLLLYGLHRAARPPDVTRPFGYGREIYFWTFIVALLVFALGAGVSFYEGIVHMRDPEPMESPIVNYVVIGLSLVFEGGSWWFALKEFRRAKGSLGYFRAVHESKDPTTFTVLFEDSAALLGLLIALIGISAAQTFDRPELDGLASIGIGLVLAATAFVLARETKGLLMGEAAHPDVQASILSIAQADPAVERANGVLTVHMGPQQVVAALSADFEDDLTTADIEACVKRIETQVKASHPEITTLFIKPQNTGTYRKRQQALEEPVRIRNE; this is encoded by the coding sequence ATGGCGTCCCAGCATTCGTCCAAAAAGGTCATCTACGCGGCACTGCTTGGCAATCTGCTGATTGCGATCACCAAGCTCGCAGCCGCGGCCTGGACCGGAAGCTCCGCCATGCTCAGCGAGGGCATTCACTCCCTCGTGGATACGGGCAACGAGGTGTTGCTGCTCTACGGTCTACACCGTGCCGCGCGACCGCCCGATGTGACGCGGCCATTCGGATACGGACGCGAAATCTACTTCTGGACGTTCATCGTCGCGCTTCTCGTCTTCGCCCTGGGTGCGGGCGTGTCCTTCTATGAGGGCATCGTCCACATGCGCGATCCGGAGCCTATGGAGAGCCCCATCGTCAATTACGTGGTGATCGGGCTGTCCCTGGTGTTCGAGGGCGGATCCTGGTGGTTCGCCCTGAAGGAATTCCGCCGGGCCAAAGGATCGCTGGGCTATTTCAGGGCTGTGCACGAGAGCAAGGATCCGACGACCTTCACCGTTCTGTTCGAGGACAGCGCCGCGCTGCTGGGGCTTCTCATCGCGCTGATCGGCATCAGCGCGGCCCAAACCTTCGACAGGCCCGAGCTTGACGGTCTCGCATCCATCGGCATCGGCCTCGTTCTGGCCGCGACGGCGTTCGTGCTGGCGCGGGAGACGAAAGGGCTGCTGATGGGAGAGGCGGCGCATCCCGACGTGCAGGCCTCAATCCTGTCCATCGCCCAGGCCGATCCGGCGGTGGAGCGCGCCAACGGCGTTCTCACGGTGCATATGGGGCCGCAGCAGGTGGTGGCGGCCCTCAGCGCCGATTTCGAGGATGATCTGACCACCGCGGACATCGAGGCCTGCGTCAAGCGGATCGAAACCCAGGTGAAGGCCTCGCATCCCGAGATTACCACGCTCTTCATCAAACCCCAGAACACGGGAACATACCGTAAGAGACAACAGGCGCTCGAGGAGCCGGTCCGGATTCGGAATGAATAA